A genome region from Phoenix dactylifera cultivar Barhee BC4 chromosome 18, palm_55x_up_171113_PBpolish2nd_filt_p, whole genome shotgun sequence includes the following:
- the LOC103723247 gene encoding guided entry of tail-anchored proteins factor 1-like, protein MGGGTPGDGDPLSPLSILLLVVLLQLLDGFVEFLRKRGLRSNEEFQLRQEIEQLLKEAGKLSMPSTFAQVVKLKRAAAAKEKELSKRHEEYSKEKKWSYDMFARALLVLKVILYAGLIWHFWGVPVAAVPQHLLQPFGRFLSCRSGDAVTGQIMVGIIPWLLLATQVSKFLCQKLSIFFFMIKS, encoded by the exons ATGGGCGGCGGAACCCCCGGCGACGGCGACCCTCTCTCCCCTCTTTCCATCCTCCTCCTCGTCGTTCTTCTGCAACTCCTCGATGGATTTGTTGAGTTCCTCAGAAAG AGAGGATTAAGAAGCAATGAAGAATTTCAACTGCGACAAGAAATCGAGCAACTTTTAAAAGAGGCAGGCAAATTATCAAT GCCCTCCACATTTGCTCAGGTTGTAAAACTTAAACGAGCGGCTGCAGCTAAAGAGAAGGAGCTGTCTAAAA GACATGAGGAGTACAGCAAGGAGAAGAAGTGGTCATATGATATGTTTGCAAGAGCCCTGCTGGTTCTTAAG GTAATATTATATGCTGGACTTATTTGGCATTTCTGGGGTGTTCCAGTTGCAGCAGTTCCGCAACATCTTTTGCAGCCTTTTG GGAGGTTCCTGTCCTGTAGATCTGGAGATGCTGTCACCGGTCAAATCATG GTTGGCATAATACCATGGCTGCTTTTAGCTACTCAAGTTAGCAAGTTTTTGTGTCAAAAgctgtcaattttttttttcatgattaaATCCTAA